The genomic stretch AAAGCCATTCACCAATTTTTATCTGATTGATATTGAGTTGCCAAACATTCTAACAATTTAATTCGCAATTACCTCTCTACTAGGCAAACACGATATTATGAAAGTTATTCAAGTTATGTATCAAAGCTTTTTTTCTCGATGAAGTTATCAACAAATCTTACTCGAGTCACTTACCGTCATTCTGTTGACTAATTCGAATTACTAAGTTTTCCAACCGTTGAGGTTACTCGCTTCTCTAATCAATTATCGACTTTTTTTCTGGGCTATTTACTAACTTTTCTTTCTAATGAAGTCGAATATTATGTGAGTCACCGACCGCATTTATGTGACGGGTtccaaattaccaacttttctaatAGCGTACCGACTTTTATTAAAGTACCCAACTATTTCATAAAACACTAACGTTTATGAAAAGTAAAACATAGTGAGTTAATAGAAAAGTCGACCCATTGGCCAGTGGCTTGTACCGTCCTCGATGCAGAGGAAGATGGGCCCTGTGGATCAGGCCCAAAGCCCTACTAAATATGTTTTTTGGAGCATCATTGCAGCCCGTCAAGTAACAAATGGGCCGCGCCGGTTCGGCctattttcctcttttgcctCGACCATTTTCTTTGCGTATTAATCATTTgcttccatttgtttcgcaggGAAATGAAggataaaatcatatttttttgaaaaatgatcacctgtatcgcttgaaataatttgcCAATAAAAAACGTTCTCTTTACCGGCAACGATATATGTCTAGACAATTTGGTGGACGGCGGAAATATTTTTCCGTCCATTcgtttctctttcctcttttgccACGACCATCTTCTTTGCCCAACAATCCTTTAGTTCCGTTTATTTTCACGGAAAAGCGAACgattcgaaaaacatttttaataaaaatggtagcttatatcgcttgaaataattagccaatgaaaaaatgtttttactTTCTATAACAATATAtctgaataatttcatgaacgaTGATAATATCTTTCTTTGATTCATTGATTAGTGattcaagcgatcattttttgctctTACGctcatcacaaaaaaaaaaaaaaaaaagcccccgATGGTTATCTAAATCAACCACTCCAAATCGAAAAAGAGACCCATTAGCCGGgtctatatatatgtgtgtatgtgaGCGTACGCACAAGACAAATCCCTTTTTGATAGAGAAATGGTTTGACACATGGAGAGCACAAATGCTTGTGATCGACTTGGGAACGAGAAAACTTCCCGACGAAGTTCatgcaaagcaaagcaaaggcatgcaatttaattatgggCTCGTCCCCTTTTGATCGTGCTCGCCATATCATCAGCTCAATCATGCacggagaaaaaggaaacgCTTTCTGTCTTCTGCTCTGAAGAGAAAAAATATCGAACGTTTCCTTCGTGAAAGCCGTCGATTATCGATTTTCATTTTAAGTACCCCGACTCGAGCCTGTCACATCATTTAGTAAAAACGAGCCTTAGTGTCTCCTGCATGCTTCTCATATAAGTAGCCAGTTTGTGCTATCCTTCATTTATCTCTTCAATAGTAGTCCTTTTTCACCTCACATCACTCCCTGTGACCCTCTATTACCCAAGTGATTAAATTAATCAATGATCAGCAAAGGGAATCAACTAAAGAGATCCAACTAGGATTCTGTCTTTCTCGCAACTTTTAACACATTCAAAGTAAACATATACTAATCCCCACAAAGCAAAAGCTGTCTTCCCTTGAGAGTATCCTCCATCTTATTTGAGCCCAGAACCTGCATTTGCATATGCATCACATTCATGCACATGATGAAGATTTAGGAAGGCCAGTGACCCTTTCCCTCTCTAGATGCGCAGCCATGTCTAGAACAACAAAGCTCGTCTCCCTCTTGATCATCACCATCCTGATCCTCTTCATCGATCCTTCACATTCCTACACCGATTCATTCCTCTATGGAGGCTGCTCTCAGCTGAAATACGCCCCCGGCTCGCCCTACGAGTGGAACGTCAACTCTCTCCTCACCTCGCTCGTCAACTCAGCCACCTACTCGGCCTACAACAAGTTCACGGTCGTGGCCTCGAGCCCGCAGGACGTCGTCTACGGGCTCTTCCAGTGCCGGGGCGACCTCTCCATGCCTGAGTGCGCCGCATGCGTGGCCCACGCAGTGAGCCGGCTCGGGTCCGTCTGCTCCCACACGTGCGGAGGCGTGGTGCAGCTCCAGGGGTGCTATGCCAAGTACGACAACGACACCTTCCTCGGGGTGGAGGACAAGACCGAGGTGCTGAAGAGGTGCGGGCCCTCCGACGGGTACGACGCGGACTTGATGGGCCGGAGGGACGTGGTCCTGGCGAGCCTCGCGAGCGCCGGCGGCCCTTACCGTGTGGGCGGGTCGGGGAAAGTCGTGGGCATTACCCAGTGCGTTGGGGATCTGAGCGCGGGGCAGTGCCAGGATTGCGTCGCGGAGGCGATCCGGCGGCTGAAAGGCGAGTGCGGCACGGGGGTGTACGGTGACATATTCCTGGCCAAGTGCTATGCTAGGTACTCAACCAACGGGGCACAGTTGTTCTCCAAGGCGAATGATGGAGGTGAGTGATCacttctctattttcttcttgACCTAAAAGCTCCATACTTCGCCAGTGCGTTCACTGGTGTAGCGTTATGCAATGGACAGATACAGCATCACTAACCAACCAAATCTGTTTTTTCCATCGCAATTCTTAAACATGCGTGGTAATTTGAATGCCCAACCAAAGAGCAAAGACACAAGCAGTTAGACACTATAACGTCAACATAACATAGACCTATTGAAACGggtcataaactcatttattAACCCATATACGATGGGTTGAGTTGTTATATTTGagtagttatattcaataaatgagtcGTAAATGAATTCAAACATAATACGAGTGTTACATGGTTTGTAAATGGATCATGAATGGGTTTCCAATTTACTTAGACTTACCTAACCCATTTCTatgactctctctctattttctctcgCGCTTACTCACTCCGCACTCTCAACTCAATTTGATTATGagtttttctatatttaattaaatatgaaagtaatTTACGAATATGATACGGATCGGGTATGAGTCGAATTTGGTATATGTTACTAGATTTGCATTACAATAGACGAGTCTATTTGGATCGGATCATTTATGATCCGACTCAAACTCGACCCGACCTACCTGTTGATGAGTCTAACACATGGTGTGAGTTGCTGCAAAAGGATCGACTTCTTTGACGACGATCTTGTTTAGTTTGCCCCAAAAAGAGAAAGTACCGCGACAGTCCATCAGGAAACAGACGATGGCCGATCGACTCGAGTAATTTAGACCATGTTATCGATACAAATTCCGTTCTCGCAAACGCAGGGAAATCGAGGGACAGAGGTACGAAGACGTTCGCGATCATCGTGGGTCTGCTGGGTGGAGTTGCTCTGCTCATCATCTTCCTGACTTTCATGAGGAAGGTGTTTCAGGGAGGAGGTAAACCAAGCATCTACAGAAAAGAACACCAATGACAGGAATTCGTGCGTTTGAATAACTCTATAAAAAGACTGCAGTTGgttgatgttttcttttgccTTGCGCAGGTAAATAACGAGGTTGAGAGAAATTTGGGCAAGATCCCCCGACCATCGTGTTTGATTCTATTCATGTCCGAGAAGTCTTGAGGAATGAAAACGGAGATGCATTTGATCAAACAATTCATTTGAAAGGAATCAAAATAAGGCAAAGCTTCGATTTGTTGTGCGCGTGAAGATGTTGTGATCGATTAAATGCGACAATTTCAATCTTACGCTTTGCTCGATTTTACTTAACTTTTTCATAtgagtgcttcttcttcttcactttgtGAGAAattaaaagggttaatatcgcgaaaaatcttaaatcaatacattctatgacaaatttacactcaaattgatttttttactacaaaaacctcaaagtggtacacatatgacaaatttatcccaaactaatttttttatcctaaaaaattccaaactgatatatctacgacaaatttatctcaaactaattttttgacctaaaaaaactccaaactgctacatttttttttgcaaacaaatttaccccaaccTACTTTTTTGGCCACCGAAAACCTCAATATGATATGTATGTATCAAATTTATCATTCGTTAGCTTATGTAAAATTGGGTTAATGCTCCAAACCGCCACACCTATGACaaatcccaaatcggtacatcacgaaaaaccccaaatcagtATTCTTATGACAAACGAAGGGTAAAAACCTCGAATGGGTACACTGTCAATTtgtcatgtgtcatctaactcagtaatttgatagGAAAATTTAATGGAAAGTAACATGCGGTACCGATTTGGGATTTGTCAAGTATTTACCGgtttgagtttttcgtgatcaaaaaattagtttagagtaaatttattacatgtgcatcaatttgatatttttggtggttaaaaaagtaattttttgatAAAGTTATGacagtatatcaatttgagattttttatggtattaatccaaatgaaaatgatattgaGAAATTCTCAACCCcgttataataattttttgcaaGCCTAATTGTGATGATTGTGTACGCGTACGAAATTGGTCATGTTAGATATTGTTATGAGTATGAGTACGCATACGAAATCGGACCcaccttacttttttttttcttttcttttctttttcgaggGGAGGGAGCGTAGTCTTGAAAGtcgggaaaaattcaaaaaagggcttgaagtgcttttgttttctcaaataaaaacccTAAGTGAactctgtttcaaataagggcatgaagtgccctcattttctcaaaaaagggcctgaagtgaatattatttcaaataagggcctgaagtagccataaaatctttaaaaaaaaacggcatgatttcaagggcattttcgtcttttttacttatatgattttttttcttttttttatctgttttacacttttttttttctcttcactcactctctctttcccgATGCGACCAGACCCTCCcccactctcttttctttcttcttcttctttttccttccgtTGCTCATGACCACCCCCTCCATCTTCGGATGCCGGCCAGCTGTCCACCTCGCCCCACCCGTAGCCGCGCCGCTCAACCTTCGGTCCAAGCCTCTCGTCGCTGTTGCCACTGTTTCGAGCCCTTGCACCTGACGCCGAGAGACCCACGAACCCACGAGCTCGATGAGGTCCGACCCCTATCTCCTTCTTTGCtcaccgccaccaaccacccaCTTGACTACCGACTCCACCTCGCGCCATCGGCCGTTTGTTCGATCGTCGGCCCGCCCTCCCGTCGCCACCGGATCCGAGCCCGAGAAACTCGGATCTACACCCGATCTCGTGCCTTGAGCCGTCGCGCCACCAGAGGACCCCGCGCTTGCCCTCTACGGGACTCGACGCCACCCTCGGCCTTCTCAATCGCGACCCACTACTGCCCTAAGGCCGTTCTGTCGCTCGGGCGACCCCCGCCTAGTCCCAAGCGACGACCCACGACCCTTGGTCCGGGCGGGGGCCGTCGATTCCGCACTAATCcgagagagggcccgaccctctctcggTGACCCCTGCCTTTGGCTAGTGACCTCACCGGCCTTCGCCGCCCTCACTAACCGCCCATCGGCGGTGGGCCGGCGACCCCTCCCCGctgtgtggttttttttttaaatcaaaaaaatgaaaaaaaatagaggaaaatgaacaaaaatataaaaatataaaatgacaaaaatgtcatTTAGGCCAGACCCTTTTTTTAAAACactatggccacttcaggcccttaattaaAACATACTATATCactttagacctttatttgaaatagagtttacttggagtccttatttgaaaaaacaaaaggacttcaagccctttttaaaatttttcccctTGAAAGTCCCAAAAGCGAGATCGAATATTCAAGTTCCTCCTCGTAAAAAATATAGAGAGCATCATGTAtgaaacaaaatgagaaaatgaaaagggaaaaaaaaaagaatatatgtaGTGAAGTGATGCTTTCTGATAACATGAAGCATTTCCTCTGGTTGTCAGTGCCACCATAATTCTTCCTGTTGTTGGGCACCACTACGTTTGGTTTCGGATCTTgtccccccccccctttttttttttgtgggcacGTGGaggttttgaattgaaaagtaATGTTGCTCTTCTAGGCACTAGGCAGGTGCTTTTGACAACGGTCGACTAGATTTGCAGCAACTTAGGGGGTGAGCACTGGGAGATTCGATTCCACGATCGTATTGAACCGGTCCTACCCGACCAATTCCAAATTATACGAGGATCGGATAGATTCATTgcgaaaaatatataatatatacacAACATTTAAACTTCTgtttagaaaatgaatgattatattaaaaatGGGCTTCGAATCTGGATAGCCTAAAAATTTCATCAATGCATTAAAAATTGTGTCACAGATTATTTATGTaatata from Rhodamnia argentea isolate NSW1041297 chromosome 2, ASM2092103v1, whole genome shotgun sequence encodes the following:
- the LOC115734226 gene encoding plasmodesmata-located protein 7, producing MHHIHAHDEDLGRPVTLSLSRCAAMSRTTKLVSLLIITILILFIDPSHSYTDSFLYGGCSQLKYAPGSPYEWNVNSLLTSLVNSATYSAYNKFTVVASSPQDVVYGLFQCRGDLSMPECAACVAHAVSRLGSVCSHTCGGVVQLQGCYAKYDNDTFLGVEDKTEVLKRCGPSDGYDADLMGRRDVVLASLASAGGPYRVGGSGKVVGITQCVGDLSAGQCQDCVAEAIRRLKGECGTGVYGDIFLAKCYARYSTNGAQLFSKANDGGKSRDRGTKTFAIIVGLLGGVALLIIFLTFMRKVFQGGGK